The Syntrophales bacterium genome contains a region encoding:
- a CDS encoding YifB family Mg chelatase-like AAA ATPase translates to MIVKVLTGTIIGIDSHPVEVEIDTALGLPQFSTVGLPDTAVRESRDRVKSAVRNSGYSFPRHKVTVNLAPADIRKEGTSFDLPIAVGILAAEGIVERERLQEYLFIGELSLDGSVKEVCGALSAALQAKETGLRGIVLPRRNAREAALVDSIEVIAADYLCEVVDFLNGAGSIAPVEADIRDLYCRSLGHEFDFSDVSGQAQAKRAMEVAAAGSHNILMIGAAGSGKSMLARRLPTILPDPTFEESVETTKIHSVAGILDRDDLLLVTRPFRAPHHSISEAGLVGGGTIPRPGEISLAHNGVLFLDEMAEFRRNTLEVLRQPLEDGRVTISRSSATATYPARFMLVAAMNPCPCGYLSDPRHVCRCTPLRVRHYRSKLSGPLLDRIDIHVDVPSLRYSDLARVVPGESSAQIKERVDEARRIQKERFGDGTSCNARMTVRDMRDYCRVDGRGRALIEMAMDTLGLSARGYTKILKVARTIADLAGETTIEAHHLSEAIQYRTLDRTVI, encoded by the coding sequence ATGATCGTCAAGGTGTTGACCGGAACCATCATCGGCATAGACTCCCATCCTGTCGAGGTGGAAATAGACACGGCCCTGGGGCTTCCGCAGTTTTCAACCGTGGGATTACCTGACACGGCGGTCAGAGAGAGCAGGGACCGGGTGAAATCGGCCGTCAGAAACTCGGGCTACTCCTTTCCGCGGCATAAGGTTACCGTTAATCTGGCCCCGGCAGACATCCGGAAAGAAGGGACCTCCTTCGATCTTCCCATCGCCGTGGGCATCCTCGCCGCGGAAGGCATTGTCGAAAGAGAACGATTACAGGAGTATCTTTTCATCGGGGAGTTGTCTCTCGACGGAAGCGTCAAGGAGGTGTGCGGGGCCCTGTCGGCGGCCCTCCAGGCGAAAGAAACGGGACTCCGGGGTATCGTGCTGCCCCGGCGTAACGCCCGCGAGGCGGCCTTGGTGGATTCCATCGAGGTTATTGCCGCGGACTATCTTTGCGAAGTGGTCGACTTTCTCAATGGAGCCGGATCGATCGCGCCCGTGGAAGCCGACATCCGTGATCTCTATTGCAGGAGCCTCGGTCATGAGTTCGATTTCAGCGACGTGAGCGGTCAGGCTCAGGCAAAGCGCGCCATGGAAGTGGCCGCCGCCGGATCCCATAATATTCTCATGATCGGTGCCGCCGGATCGGGAAAATCAATGCTTGCCCGGCGTCTGCCGACGATTCTTCCGGATCCGACCTTCGAAGAATCGGTGGAAACCACGAAGATACATTCTGTTGCCGGCATTCTGGACAGGGATGATCTCCTCCTGGTAACACGGCCCTTTCGGGCTCCCCATCATTCCATATCAGAAGCCGGCCTGGTAGGGGGAGGTACGATCCCCCGTCCGGGTGAGATCAGCCTGGCCCACAACGGGGTCCTTTTTCTCGACGAAATGGCCGAGTTCAGGCGAAACACCCTGGAGGTTCTGAGGCAGCCCCTCGAGGATGGAAGGGTCACGATCAGCCGTTCATCGGCCACAGCGACCTATCCGGCGCGGTTCATGCTCGTGGCGGCCATGAATCCCTGCCCCTGTGGTTACCTGAGCGATCCCCGTCACGTCTGCAGATGTACGCCTCTGCGGGTCCGTCACTACCGTTCAAAATTGTCGGGTCCCCTGCTGGACAGGATTGACATTCACGTGGACGTTCCCTCGCTGCGCTACAGCGACCTGGCTCGAGTCGTCCCGGGAGAATCATCGGCACAGATAAAAGAGCGGGTCGATGAAGCCCGGCGTATTCAGAAGGAGCGTTTCGGTGACGGCACATCCTGCAATGCCCGCATGACGGTCCGGGACATGAGAGACTATTGTCGCGTTGACGGGCGAGGACGGGCCTTGATCGAAATGGCCATGGACACGCTGGGATTGAGCGCCCGGGGCTACACAAAAATTCTCAAAGTTGCCAGGACTATTGCCGACCTCGCGGGAGAAACCACAATCGAGGCCCATCACCTTTCCGAGGCCATTCAGTACAGAACGCTTGATCGAACGGTTATTTAG
- the murI gene encoding glutamate racemase, whose amino-acid sequence MIGFFDSGFGGLTIMRSVVSLLPSYDYFYLGDNARVPYGTRSSELVFEFTRQAMAHLFQRGCPLVIVACNTASAGALRRIQQEYLPTAWPDRRVLGVVRPSAEIIVERQYRRVGILATEGVVSSGAYRTEIHKLDPAVEIAQQACPVLVPIVEAGEQDWKSADVAVSSYIALLLEKTAALDAVLLACTHYPVLMKTLRRHIPSGISIIEQGPVVAEKLEDYLKRHGDIERRLSRQGTRMFQTTDHCERFDRLAELFYGEPVSSELIRLESPVL is encoded by the coding sequence ATGATCGGGTTTTTCGATTCCGGTTTCGGCGGACTCACCATCATGAGAAGCGTCGTCTCTCTGCTCCCCTCCTACGACTACTTCTATCTCGGAGACAACGCCCGCGTTCCCTATGGAACCCGTTCATCCGAACTGGTTTTTGAATTCACGCGTCAGGCCATGGCCCATCTTTTCCAGCGGGGGTGTCCTCTGGTCATTGTGGCCTGCAATACGGCATCGGCCGGCGCCCTCAGAAGAATTCAGCAGGAGTATCTGCCCACGGCCTGGCCCGACCGGAGGGTTCTCGGCGTTGTCAGGCCTTCCGCGGAGATCATCGTCGAACGACAGTACCGGCGGGTGGGAATTCTCGCGACGGAAGGCGTCGTTTCCTCCGGGGCCTATAGAACAGAAATCCACAAACTCGACCCGGCCGTCGAAATCGCCCAGCAGGCCTGTCCCGTCCTGGTACCTATCGTGGAAGCGGGGGAACAGGACTGGAAAAGCGCCGACGTCGCGGTATCCTCCTATATCGCCCTGTTGCTTGAAAAAACCGCGGCTCTTGATGCCGTTCTCCTCGCCTGCACCCATTATCCTGTCCTCATGAAAACGCTGAGACGCCACATTCCATCCGGGATTTCTATAATCGAACAGGGACCGGTGGTCGCGGAAAAACTCGAAGATTACCTGAAACGCCACGGGGATATTGAACGACGGCTGTCCCGGCAGGGTACCAGGATGTTTCAAACAACCGATCACTGTGAACGCTTCGACCGGCTGGCGGAGCTTTTTTACGGAGAGCCCGTCTCGTCGGAGCTGATTCGCCTGGAATCACCTGTTTTATAA
- the moaC gene encoding cyclic pyranopterin monophosphate synthase MoaC — MTQFSHLDKDGAARMVDVSAKAETSREAVARGVVRMKPETSRAIMAGGVAKGDVLGTAKIAGIMAAKKTSHIIPLCHPLELTSIDLSFSGNETAGEILIEATAKTIGRTGVEMEAMTAVAAAALTIYDMCKSADREMVIGAIRLVKKSGGKSGTFLRVEEQQA, encoded by the coding sequence ATGACGCAATTCTCCCATCTTGACAAAGACGGCGCGGCCAGAATGGTCGATGTCTCGGCTAAGGCTGAAACGTCGCGCGAGGCGGTCGCCCGGGGAGTTGTTCGCATGAAACCCGAAACGTCACGGGCCATCATGGCCGGCGGTGTCGCGAAGGGCGATGTTCTTGGAACGGCGAAGATTGCCGGCATCATGGCAGCAAAAAAAACAAGTCACATCATTCCTTTGTGCCACCCGCTGGAACTGACCAGCATCGATCTTTCCTTTTCCGGCAACGAGACAGCCGGTGAAATCCTCATTGAAGCTACCGCAAAAACTATCGGCAGAACAGGGGTGGAAATGGAAGCCATGACCGCCGTTGCCGCGGCGGCGCTGACCATATACGACATGTGTAAATCAGCGGACCGTGAAATGGTCATCGGCGCGATCAGGCTTGTAAAGAAAAGTGGGGGGAAAAGCGGGACGTTTCTGAGAGTCGAGGAACAACAGGCATGA
- a CDS encoding ferredoxin:thioredoxin reductase, whose product MKTAAELYDMLKPIQEKKGYYFNRDTGLVMKLLQGLLLNRERYGYMSCPCRLASGSRDNDSDIICPCVYREADVREYGSCYCALYVSAEWNEGLPDHVYVPERRPADRTLPA is encoded by the coding sequence ATGAAAACGGCAGCGGAGCTGTACGACATGCTCAAGCCGATACAGGAGAAGAAGGGATACTATTTCAACAGGGATACGGGTTTGGTGATGAAACTTCTCCAGGGGCTTCTGCTGAACCGTGAACGATACGGCTACATGTCCTGCCCCTGCAGACTGGCTTCAGGTTCCCGCGATAACGACAGTGATATTATCTGCCCCTGCGTCTATCGGGAAGCGGATGTCCGGGAGTACGGAAGCTGCTACTGTGCCCTGTACGTGTCGGCGGAATGGAATGAGGGGCTTCCGGACCACGTGTACGTACCTGAGCGAAGGCCCGCTGACAGAACGCTGCCTGCCTGA
- a CDS encoding glutaredoxin family protein, translated as MGLSVKLYSLSTCGHCKAVKHLLDELGIQYEYTDVDLLETEDRASAVAEVKRINPRSSFPTLIIGDRVVVGNREQEIREALGL; from the coding sequence ATGGGACTATCAGTCAAGCTCTATTCATTAAGTACCTGCGGCCACTGCAAAGCTGTGAAACATCTGCTCGACGAACTTGGGATTCAGTATGAATACACTGATGTGGATCTGCTGGAAACGGAAGACAGGGCGTCAGCCGTCGCGGAGGTCAAGCGGATCAACCCCCGCTCTTCCTTTCCGACACTGATAATCGGGGATCGGGTTGTTGTGGGAAACAGGGAACAGGAAATACGGGAGGCGCTGGGTCTATGA
- a CDS encoding inositol monophosphatase, whose product MKNLREFATVAAREAGALLKNRFGLSHSITFKGDIDIVTEADRLSENLLVAGIRETYPDHGILSEESPAIEGGSDVRWIIDPLDGTTNYAHGFPFFCVSIALERKGETVLGVIYDPLLDELFLAEKNGGAFLNGSPIAVSDTRDLSNSLLATGFPYDIRVNPDNNLGTFNRMALRARAIRRAGSAALDLAYLAAGRFDGYWELRLKPWDRAAGALMVTEAGGVVSDLAGEEHTLVSEAIVASNGLIHAGMLDVLAENPDGSRDPSNNPFRTA is encoded by the coding sequence ATGAAGAACCTGAGAGAATTTGCAACAGTAGCGGCCAGGGAAGCGGGAGCCCTGCTCAAGAATCGTTTCGGCCTGAGCCATTCCATCACCTTCAAGGGTGACATCGATATTGTGACCGAGGCGGACAGGCTTTCTGAAAATCTGTTGGTCGCAGGAATCAGAGAAACATATCCCGATCACGGCATCCTTTCGGAAGAGTCGCCGGCTATAGAGGGTGGATCAGACGTTCGGTGGATCATCGACCCTCTCGATGGAACGACCAATTATGCCCATGGGTTCCCCTTTTTCTGTGTATCTATCGCCCTTGAGCGGAAGGGGGAGACAGTGCTGGGTGTTATTTACGATCCTCTCCTTGACGAGCTGTTCCTTGCAGAGAAGAATGGGGGAGCGTTTCTGAACGGCAGCCCCATCGCCGTTTCCGACACCCGTGATCTTTCAAACAGCCTCCTGGCAACGGGATTTCCTTACGACATCCGCGTCAATCCGGATAACAATCTCGGAACATTCAACAGGATGGCACTTCGTGCCAGGGCGATACGCCGGGCGGGCTCGGCGGCCCTTGACCTGGCATATCTTGCGGCAGGCCGTTTCGACGGTTACTGGGAATTAAGGCTTAAGCCCTGGGACAGGGCCGCGGGTGCCCTGATGGTTACCGAAGCAGGAGGTGTCGTCAGCGATCTGGCGGGTGAGGAACACACTTTGGTCTCGGAGGCCATAGTGGCCTCCAACGGATTAATACACGCGGGCATGTTGGATGTTCTTGCCGAGAACCCGGACGGGAGCAGGGATCCTTCGAACAACCCGTTCAGAACAGCCTGA
- a CDS encoding DUF4115 domain-containing protein: MTDSQSVQQQRQSIFGLKEIRESRGISFRQVVEATRVSPQMIQALEGCDFSKLPEPVYTKAFLRSYARALNIDSTTLIERYEDYCRGIQPPEKKYDHLKKRRHRRSALPRVALTVIVVAVVSLAAYYYCGSQSAWYPVKRAPMSETKELPTPADEVPNVNKERLADRPGDPSLPAETGTDEPPERLTQAEPMEDDRKEEVPSSLALPDAGKAAPDIPTAGVETISDELVLEIRATELTWLRIKKDNEPSEQLYLKAGSMITRRAESRFDIIVGNAGGAEIFFQGSSLGRLGRSGEVVSIKLPGDKPQPLKPD; encoded by the coding sequence ATGACCGATAGCCAGTCAGTTCAGCAACAAAGGCAGTCGATTTTCGGGCTCAAGGAAATCCGTGAATCAAGGGGCATCAGTTTCAGACAGGTAGTCGAGGCGACACGGGTAAGCCCCCAGATGATTCAGGCACTGGAGGGCTGCGATTTTTCAAAGCTTCCCGAACCGGTATACACCAAGGCCTTTCTCAGGTCCTACGCCCGGGCGCTCAATATTGACAGCACCACACTCATTGAACGCTATGAAGATTATTGTCGCGGAATTCAACCGCCGGAAAAAAAGTACGATCACCTGAAAAAAAGACGGCACCGGCGATCTGCCTTGCCCCGCGTGGCCCTTACCGTCATCGTGGTCGCCGTCGTCTCCCTGGCGGCATATTATTACTGCGGAAGCCAGTCGGCCTGGTACCCCGTGAAGCGGGCGCCGATGTCTGAAACGAAAGAACTACCGACCCCGGCTGATGAAGTCCCGAACGTCAACAAGGAACGTTTGGCCGACAGGCCCGGGGACCCGTCCCTTCCGGCGGAGACGGGCACCGATGAACCTCCGGAACGCCTGACGCAGGCGGAACCGATGGAGGATGACCGGAAAGAAGAAGTTCCTTCCTCCCTCGCGTTGCCGGACGCCGGGAAGGCAGCACCGGACATCCCGACCGCGGGCGTCGAAACGATATCGGACGAACTGGTCCTTGAAATTCGGGCCACCGAATTGACCTGGCTCCGGATCAAGAAAGACAACGAACCTTCTGAACAGCTGTACCTTAAGGCAGGAAGCATGATTACGAGAAGGGCGGAGAGCCGTTTCGATATTATCGTCGGCAATGCCGGGGGGGCCGAGATTTTTTTCCAGGGCTCCTCACTCGGCAGATTGGGACGCTCTGGAGAAGTGGTATCCATAAAACTCCCCGGGGATAAACCTCAACCGTTAAAACCTGATTGA
- the tatA gene encoding twin-arginine translocase TatA/TatE family subunit: MFGIGMPELLIILVIILIIFGAGKLPEIGGAIGKGIRNFKTSVQDQRDIPEAEKKEKIEDKDT, translated from the coding sequence ATGTTTGGAATAGGGATGCCGGAATTATTAATTATCCTCGTGATAATTCTGATCATATTCGGAGCGGGAAAACTCCCCGAAATCGGAGGCGCGATCGGAAAGGGAATTCGGAATTTTAAGACATCCGTTCAGGACCAGCGCGACATACCGGAAGCAGAAAAGAAGGAGAAAATCGAGGACAAGGATACGTAA
- a CDS encoding single-stranded DNA-binding protein, protein MVNKVILVGRLGADPEIRYTQDGTMVTTLNVATNEQWKDKDGEKQQKTEWHRVVTFRKLAEICGNYLSKGSLVYIEGRIQTRSWDDKDGNKRYTTEVVASTMQMLDRKGQGADRVDDGVKAGVELGGRDTREDDVPF, encoded by the coding sequence ATGGTCAACAAGGTAATTCTGGTAGGTCGGCTGGGGGCGGATCCGGAAATCCGCTACACGCAAGATGGAACCATGGTGACGACTCTGAATGTCGCTACCAATGAACAGTGGAAGGACAAGGATGGTGAGAAGCAACAGAAAACCGAGTGGCACCGGGTTGTAACGTTCAGGAAACTGGCGGAAATATGCGGTAATTACTTGTCAAAGGGGAGCCTTGTCTACATCGAGGGCCGCATACAGACCCGATCATGGGACGACAAGGACGGCAACAAGCGCTACACCACCGAAGTGGTTGCTTCCACCATGCAGATGCTGGACAGGAAGGGCCAGGGAGCCGACCGGGTCGATGACGGCGTGAAGGCCGGCGTTGAATTGGGCGGGCGTGATACCCGTGAAGACGACGTTCCCTTTTAA
- a CDS encoding undecaprenyl-diphosphate phosphatase has protein sequence MGIIQGLTEFLPVSSSGHLVIAQSFIKNFEQPGVLFDAMLHFGTIVAVLIYFRHDLLGILRACLPVRWRPVTGTPGETDLSPEAGRRLALYIIVATFVTGSIGLAFRDYIYTLFESVRTVAFMLVVTGTLLYLSDRVRQGYRGTGELKVSDALIIGLVQACALVPGISRSGSTITAGIFLGLRGETAARFSFLMAIPAVIGATVLEMRHATMVPLHTMLVYCVGTVTAALTGFLTIRLLMFMVSRRTLRYFAYYCWAVAFSLFAAVIM, from the coding sequence TTGGGTATTATTCAGGGCTTAACCGAGTTTCTCCCTGTAAGCAGCTCCGGTCACCTGGTCATAGCCCAGAGCTTCATCAAAAATTTTGAACAACCCGGCGTCCTTTTCGATGCCATGCTTCATTTCGGAACCATTGTGGCAGTCCTGATATATTTCCGGCATGACCTGCTGGGGATACTGCGGGCCTGTCTTCCTGTGCGTTGGCGCCCCGTGACGGGAACGCCCGGGGAAACCGATCTTTCTCCCGAGGCGGGGCGAAGGCTCGCCCTCTACATCATTGTGGCGACCTTCGTGACCGGCTCCATAGGCCTGGCTTTCAGAGACTATATCTACACTCTCTTTGAATCGGTGCGAACTGTGGCCTTCATGCTGGTGGTGACGGGAACACTTCTGTATCTTTCCGACCGTGTGCGTCAGGGATATCGCGGCACGGGGGAACTGAAGGTATCAGACGCCCTGATTATAGGCCTGGTGCAGGCCTGTGCCCTCGTTCCGGGAATATCGAGGTCGGGTTCCACTATTACAGCGGGAATATTCCTGGGGTTGAGGGGTGAAACGGCGGCACGGTTCTCCTTTCTGATGGCCATACCGGCCGTCATAGGAGCCACCGTTCTGGAAATGAGACACGCGACGATGGTACCCTTGCACACGATGCTTGTGTATTGTGTCGGGACGGTGACAGCGGCGCTGACAGGATTCCTTACCATCAGACTTCTCATGTTCATGGTGTCCCGGCGTACCTTGCGATACTTCGCTTACTATTGCTGGGCCGTTGCGTTTTCTTTATTTGCAGCGGTGATTATGTGA
- a CDS encoding DNA translocase FtsK 4TM domain-containing protein has protein sequence MKKKAGNHKRWREVTAILLLAVALFLVVSLFSYNPGDPSFTRYASGDMKIQNLGGVVGSYVADSLARVLGVTAHLVPLGLVVLAIHFLLGTLRRVDPFRIIGFLGILFSSGSFISARHPSFRFFQAEAGGLLGRFSSEVLQLYLNSTGTLLFLIVVLLVSIIITFDISLVALGVRVRRLLVQIASTTGSFILVRIKRAKRKKKEDRPKKKAPAKSAPAIVAEGPGTETPAKKTVEQSVFPFLDEPGQAELPPITLLDRVEKEDRTIQKESLVMNGRLLEKKLADFGVDGKVVEIRPGPVITMYELEPAPGVKINRITNLADDLALAMKARSVRIIAPIPGKAAVGIEIPNQERKSVFLREVLDTDTFLGSKFKLPVALGQDIVGNPVVADLARMPHLLIAGTTGSGKSVSLNAMICSILFKARPEDVKFLLIDPKRLELSAYEGVPHLLHPVVVNPKKAAQVLKWSIEEMERRYELISRDGAKSIEKYNRVVEKRAIEAESIRKETSAQESPAAAEAGTDTLEKLPYIVIVIDELADLMMAAQRNVESSLARLAQMARAAGIHLILATQRPSVDVITGIIKANFPTRISFQVSSKVDSRTILDQLGAEKLLGAGDMLFVPPGTSAMRRIHGAFVSDKEIKNIVTFLKKQGVPDYNQSIVQYTPDTRDEASGGSDDFDERYDEAVELVTDLGQASISLVQRYLKIGYNRAARIIERMEAEGIVGPSEGSKPRKVLAGKMPPPR, from the coding sequence ATGAAAAAGAAGGCAGGAAACCATAAACGGTGGCGGGAAGTAACGGCCATACTGCTCCTGGCGGTGGCCCTGTTCCTCGTTGTGTCGCTTTTTTCATACAACCCCGGAGACCCCTCTTTTACCAGGTACGCCTCCGGGGACATGAAAATTCAGAACCTCGGAGGAGTTGTCGGGTCCTACGTGGCTGACAGCCTGGCTCGCGTGCTGGGCGTGACGGCCCACCTCGTACCCCTGGGGCTGGTCGTTCTCGCGATACATTTCCTGCTGGGAACCCTGCGGCGTGTTGATCCTTTCAGAATAATCGGCTTCCTTGGTATCCTTTTCTCATCCGGCTCTTTCATCAGCGCCCGCCACCCTTCCTTCAGGTTCTTTCAGGCCGAAGCGGGGGGATTGCTGGGACGGTTCTCTTCGGAGGTGCTCCAGCTTTATCTCAATTCAACGGGAACTCTCCTGTTTTTGATCGTTGTTTTGCTTGTGTCCATTATAATAACCTTTGATATTTCACTGGTTGCCCTGGGGGTCAGGGTGCGGCGTCTGCTTGTTCAGATCGCATCGACCACGGGATCGTTCATCCTGGTAAGAATAAAGCGGGCAAAAAGAAAAAAGAAAGAGGACCGACCGAAAAAAAAGGCTCCGGCAAAGAGCGCGCCGGCCATTGTGGCGGAAGGGCCCGGGACGGAGACCCCGGCCAAAAAAACCGTCGAACAGTCTGTCTTCCCTTTCCTCGATGAACCGGGACAGGCTGAGCTTCCACCGATCACGCTTCTCGACAGGGTGGAAAAGGAAGACAGGACAATACAGAAAGAAAGCCTCGTCATGAACGGCCGGCTTCTGGAAAAGAAGCTCGCCGACTTCGGTGTGGACGGAAAGGTTGTCGAAATACGCCCGGGACCGGTGATCACCATGTATGAACTGGAACCGGCCCCGGGGGTAAAAATCAATCGGATCACCAACCTGGCGGACGACCTTGCCCTGGCGATGAAAGCACGGAGCGTGAGGATCATCGCGCCCATTCCGGGAAAAGCGGCGGTGGGCATAGAAATACCCAACCAGGAACGGAAGAGTGTGTTCCTGAGAGAAGTCCTCGACACCGATACGTTCCTGGGATCGAAATTCAAGCTACCCGTCGCCCTCGGCCAGGATATCGTGGGGAATCCCGTGGTAGCGGATCTTGCCAGAATGCCCCATCTTCTCATAGCGGGCACCACGGGCTCCGGGAAGAGCGTGTCGCTCAACGCGATGATCTGCAGCATTCTGTTCAAGGCACGGCCGGAAGATGTAAAATTTCTCCTGATCGACCCCAAGCGCCTGGAGCTGTCCGCCTACGAAGGCGTCCCGCACCTGCTTCACCCCGTGGTGGTAAACCCGAAAAAGGCCGCCCAGGTCCTCAAGTGGTCCATAGAAGAGATGGAGCGCCGCTATGAACTTATAAGCCGTGACGGGGCCAAGAGCATTGAAAAGTACAACCGCGTCGTGGAAAAGCGAGCCATCGAGGCGGAATCGATCAGAAAAGAAACCTCCGCACAGGAATCACCGGCCGCTGCCGAAGCGGGAACGGACACCCTGGAAAAACTGCCCTACATCGTCATTGTTATCGACGAGCTGGCGGACCTGATGATGGCAGCCCAGAGGAACGTGGAGTCATCGCTGGCACGGCTCGCCCAGATGGCGCGGGCCGCCGGAATACACCTCATACTGGCAACCCAGCGCCCCTCCGTGGATGTCATTACGGGGATCATCAAGGCAAATTTCCCCACCCGCATATCCTTCCAGGTATCATCGAAAGTGGATTCACGGACCATTCTCGATCAACTGGGCGCGGAAAAACTGCTGGGCGCCGGTGACATGCTCTTCGTCCCACCCGGAACGTCCGCCATGAGGCGAATCCATGGGGCCTTCGTATCCGACAAGGAAATAAAAAATATCGTAACCTTCCTCAAGAAACAGGGGGTGCCGGACTATAACCAATCGATAGTGCAGTATACCCCTGACACGCGGGATGAGGCCTCCGGAGGAAGTGATGATTTCGATGAGCGCTACGACGAGGCCGTCGAACTGGTTACCGACCTGGGGCAGGCTTCAATATCGCTTGTCCAGCGATACCTGAAAATCGGCTACAACCGTGCGGCCCGGATTATTGAAAGAATGGAGGCCGAAGGAATCGTGGGACCCTCGGAAGGATCGAAACCGCGGAAGGTCCTTGCCGGGAAGATGCCTCCCCCCCGATAG
- a CDS encoding enoyl-CoA hydratase/isomerase family protein, with product MERVTWILNENTAILTMNSGENRLNLPFFDDMFKALDDIENTTDATALVIASSDSKIWCNGMDLEWLIPAIAAQDPDVNLFMKTQDQLFRRITFYPMITVAAVTGHAFAAGAILACACDFRYMRSDRGFLCFPEVDLHIPFLPYMDALIRRALPMHVVLEAELTGYRFPATELERHGIIRKACASAEETVQEAVSWAQSLNKKRGIVTAMKNVMNVEIKRLFDTTSPITIEDLSII from the coding sequence ATGGAACGTGTCACATGGATCCTTAACGAAAACACCGCCATCCTGACCATGAACAGCGGTGAAAACCGCCTGAACCTGCCCTTTTTCGACGATATGTTCAAGGCCCTTGACGATATAGAGAACACGACAGATGCCACAGCGCTGGTGATCGCGTCGTCGGATTCAAAAATCTGGTGCAACGGCATGGATCTCGAATGGCTGATTCCCGCCATAGCGGCACAGGACCCTGACGTGAATCTGTTCATGAAAACTCAGGACCAGCTCTTTCGCCGCATTACGTTTTATCCCATGATCACCGTGGCCGCTGTGACGGGCCACGCCTTCGCCGCCGGGGCAATCCTCGCCTGTGCCTGTGATTTCCGCTATATGCGATCAGATCGGGGATTCCTCTGCTTCCCCGAAGTGGACCTGCATATACCCTTCCTTCCCTACATGGATGCTCTGATCCGGCGGGCCCTTCCCATGCATGTTGTCCTCGAGGCGGAACTGACGGGTTACCGTTTCCCGGCAACGGAACTTGAGCGTCATGGGATCATACGGAAGGCGTGCGCGTCAGCGGAAGAAACGGTGCAGGAGGCTGTAAGCTGGGCACAATCCCTGAACAAGAAAAGGGGTATCGTGACGGCCATGAAGAATGTGATGAACGTCGAAATCAAACGGCTCTTTGATACCACTTCCCCCATCACGATAGAAGACCTCTCCATTATATGA
- a CDS encoding MBL fold metallo-hydrolase: MALEYSLVVNGVGHAFLREFGCPCERCRRSGPDANTSLSIVGRDRKTRRVAWHALIDVGMGVNTSLCNNFDPVDARLDWLLLTHWHPDHTLDLNRLGESARRTAFRQGVKFKKIPTWCRNGTAQWIQKNHSYEWYRHLFPQHTAEASPPGSVLDALPIEVPDLRITPVTVSHRTADINPADFKKKLFCSASFVIETHAKKAVVLWDADGFNDWIVSPESAEQERAAALVSDADYLFIDCFDWDTEKVQGHGTGHLSFRTVRKYAAAMRPRQTFPVHMSGHEDGAGNPGWGWSDDRWTEEAQAVWAAEGLPGSVRVPAIGEVMPLH, encoded by the coding sequence ATGGCGCTGGAGTATTCTCTCGTCGTGAATGGAGTGGGGCATGCCTTTCTCCGAGAATTCGGCTGCCCCTGCGAGCGCTGTCGCCGGAGCGGGCCCGACGCGAACACGTCCCTTTCCATTGTCGGTAGAGACAGAAAAACGCGGCGCGTAGCCTGGCACGCCCTCATCGATGTGGGAATGGGAGTCAACACGAGCCTGTGCAACAATTTCGACCCCGTTGACGCCAGGCTTGACTGGCTTCTCTTGACTCACTGGCATCCCGACCACACCCTGGATTTGAACAGGCTCGGTGAATCGGCCCGGCGGACGGCCTTTCGACAGGGAGTTAAATTCAAGAAAATACCCACCTGGTGCCGCAATGGAACTGCCCAATGGATACAGAAGAACCACTCCTATGAGTGGTACCGGCACCTGTTTCCACAGCACACTGCCGAGGCGTCACCTCCGGGTTCTGTCCTCGACGCCCTTCCCATTGAAGTACCCGATCTGCGGATAACGCCCGTGACCGTCTCTCACAGGACGGCTGATATCAATCCGGCGGACTTCAAAAAAAAGCTTTTCTGCTCCGCTTCCTTCGTCATTGAAACACATGCGAAAAAGGCGGTCGTACTCTGGGACGCCGACGGCTTCAACGACTGGATTGTCTCGCCCGAATCAGCGGAACAGGAACGAGCGGCGGCCCTCGTCTCTGATGCCGACTACCTTTTCATTGATTGTTTTGACTGGGATACCGAGAAGGTTCAAGGACACGGCACGGGACACCTGTCCTTTCGGACTGTCAGGAAATACGCAGCGGCCATGAGGCCCCGGCAGACTTTCCCGGTTCACATGAGCGGCCACGAAGATGGAGCGGGAAACCCCGGGTGGGGATGGAGTGATGACCGGTGGACCGAGGAGGCACAGGCGGTGTGGGCCGCTGAAGGCCTGCCGGGATCCGTCAGAGTCCCCGCTATAGGCGAAGTGATGCCCCTGCACTGA